CGCCCGGCCTCCTCGCCGTTGTCGTCCCACGTCTCGCGGACGCGGTCGAGCACCGATCGGAACCCGTCCGGGCCGAGGTACGTCGCGCCCGTGAGCAGTTCGCCCGAGGGAGTCGCGAACACGGTCGAGGGGAACCCGCCCATGTTGTAGCGCTCGCGGACGCGTGGCTCCCGGTCGACGTCCACTTTCACCGGGACGAAGCCGTCGTTCACGTTGGCGGCGATGCGCGGTTCCCCGAACGTCTCGACGAGCATCCGGTGGCAGTCGTCGCACCACGTCGCCGTGAGGAACAGCAGCACCGGCGTGTCGGTTCGCTCGGCCTCGGCGAACGCGTCGGCGCCCCACTCGCGCCACTCGACGCGCGTCTCTCCGGTCATACCGACGTTCGGAGGCCGCCCGGCGTAAAGTCGGCGTTCGCGGTCGACGCCGCCGCGGGGACGTCACCGCGTCAGTTTGCCCACGGTCACTCCGGGTCACGCCGGCGGGGCACCGGTGTGACAACGAAAAGGGCTATACACGCCGCGCGGGGAACGCGTGGTATGCGCATCCGGGTCCGCTACCTGATCGTCGCCCTGCTCGCGATCCCGCTCGCGGACGCCGCGTTCCTGCTGTACGTCGCCTCGAACGTCATCACGCCCGTGCAGACGGTCGCGCTGGTCGTTCTCACCGGGTTGCTCGGGATGCTTCTCGTGCGCGCAGAGGGTCGTCACACCCTCCGCGCGGTCCAGCGAAAGCTGTCTCGGGGCGAAGCGCCGACCGGCGAGGTGCTCGACGGCGCGCTGTTGATCGCCGCCGGCGCGTTCCTCCTCACGCCCGGCCTGGTGACCGACGCGCTGGGGTTCCTCCTCGCGTTGCCGCCGACGCGCTACCCGATCCGCGAGGTGCTGCGTCGGTACGTCGTCGTCCCGTACCTCGACAAGCAGGCGGACGGCTTCGTCACGGGGAACGTCTGGACCGCGGGCTTCCCGAACGCCGACGCCACAGACGGCGCGGGCGGTGCAGGCGGCGCGGGCGGCACCCGCGTCGACTTCGGCGGGCGCCCCGGTGCCGGCTCTGACTCCAAAGGCCGCGGCGCCAATCGCGACGACGATGACGTGGTTGACGTCGACTTCGAGGAGGTCGACGACGACGACCGCGAGCGGTCGACGTGAGGGGCCACCACCCGACGACTGCGGCGTGCAACCGCATGACGTAGCGGCGATCGCGAACGGAAACGCTTATCCAATCCCTTCCACTATCCGTAGATGCGCTCACCTGGGCCAATAGCTCAGTCAGGTTGAGCGCTCGGCTGATAACCGGGAGGTCCGCGGTTCAAATCCGCGTTGGCCCATCCAAGAATTCGCCGGTGTGGTGCCGGCGAGAATTGGGGCCATGGCTCCCCAGCCACCCAATTTCCGTACACTACATCGCTGAGTCACATCACACTGTCTCTCGGCGCTCGACGACCGCCAGAGAGGCGAGTGACGCCGTCCACGGCCCCGCTGGAGCGCTCGGTACCGTCGAGTAGTGAGCCCCAGTGAGCGACGTGTTTCTCACGTCCGATACTAGGGTCGTTGGCTTTAACTTGTAAAGGTAAGTTCCGTGGAACGAACACAGTGCGAACGCGGGGTCCGGTCCGCGCGCCTGTACGAGCTCCAACAATGGACTTCACACAACTCTTCGACGACGACCGCGCCGTCTCGCCGGTCATCGGCGTCATCCTGATGGTCGCGATCACCGTGATCCTCGCGGCAGTCATCGGCTCGTTCGTCCTCGGACTGGGCAACAGCTTCCAGCAGACGGCACCGAACGCGAACTTCCAATTCGACTACGGCTCCGGTGGCAACGGCGTGAATGCAACTCACACGGGAGGAGACACGATCTCTGCTGACGACAGCCTCAACCTGACGGTGGCCGGGACCTCAGTCGCTTCAGCGGACAGTAGTGTTTCAGCTGGTGTCAGTTTCGGAAACGACACCGCACCATACAGCCAGGGTGACATGGTGCGCGTCGTCTGGACCGCAGCCTCGGGCGACACGTCTCAAGTCCTCGCCGATGAGGAAGCGCCGTAACGAGAGACGAACCGACTCACGATTTTTTGGCGCCCACCAACACGACCACTACCGGTAGGTCCGTTACGTAGTAAGCGACGGCAACACGGGTTTTCACCGTCAGTTCTCGTTTCAGAAGCCCTCCCGAAGAAACGGCTCCGTCCTCGGGAATGCCGCCGCGAGGTCCGACCGCGTCTCGTCGTCGACCTCCACCTCACCGATCTCGACGAGCCGGTCGCTCCCGTGTGATCCGACGACGAGTCGTGAGAGCGCGCCCACGCCGAGCGTAACTCCCGCGGCGTCGGTCTCCACCGCCGAGACGGTGCCGCGACCGCCGGCGACACGCAACCGGAACGGCTGGTCGTTCCACGGGCAGGTGTCGTCGCGCACGTCGAGCACGACCTCTGCCTCAACGTCCACCGGGTACGAGATGGACTCCAGCGCCGCGGCCACGTCCACGAGGCGGACCATCGGTCCCGGGCGGACCTCCGTCTCTGCGGCCCGGGGGTCGTCGAGGTCGTCGAACAGGCGCTCGTCGGCGGTGCTCGGGATCCGAACGCGCTCGACCTGCGAGTCGTGGTTCCGACAGAAGCGCAGCAGGTGTCCACGCGCCTCTCGGTCCCGATAGGCGAACTCGCTGACAGCCAGCGTCTTGCCGTCGTCGCCGTCCTCGACCGTGTAGACGAGGTAGCCGCCGAGGTCGTCCCCGGCGTCCCCCGCGGTCCAGCCGTACACGTACGGGTCCGTCTGCCACGACTGGAACACCCGAGTTCGCCACCACTCCTCCGACCGGTCCAAGCGGAGGTCTGCGGGCCCCCACGCCGCGTACACGTCGTCCGCGCGCGCCCAGTCGTCCGGGTCGAGGCGTTCGTACGTCCCCTCGGCGGGTGGGCACGCGGACGACAGCGCGTCGGGGGCGACCGTCGTCCGCGAGTAGTCGTTCACGCGTGCGTATCCGAGTCTCCGGTAGAACGGGAACTCGAAGGGCCACAGTGTGGCGAACGCGACGCCGTCGTCGCGGAATTCGCGGTGGACCGCGGTCAACAGGTCGCGGACCAACCCCTCGCGGCGGTACTCCGGCGGCGACGCGACTGCGGACACGCCACCTGCCTCGTGGACCTCGCCGCGGATCTGCATCGAGAAGTCGTAGTACCCGCAGACGACCGTGAGATCATCGGCGCTCGGATCGTCGCGTCGCTCGGCGGGTGCGTCGTACATCGCGCGCGGGTGGAACGAGTCGGGTCGGTCGGGGCCCTCGGGCGTGTAGTCTGGGCCGCGCTCGGGGGAGAAGGCGTACACGAGCGCGGCGTCGAGGGCGTCCTCGTGGGTGTCGGGAACCGGCCGGTAGTCCATGGGTACGCCGTCCGGCCCGAGGACAAATCGTTTGCGGGGGCGTGCCACCGCCGGCCACGGGCTCCCTTCGGATCGCGGGGTTCTCCTTCGCGGGTCCCCGAGTAGGGGTATGGCCGACAGCACGCGACTGCGCGACCGGCTCACCCGCGACCGACTCCTGCTCGCGGCAGTGTTGGTGGTCGGTATCGCCGGCACGGGCATCGTCCGTCGTCAACTCGGCGTCCTCGGTTACAACGGGCTCGGGCGACTCGTCTTCATCCTCGGTTACGGCGTCACCGTGTTCCTCGTGTGGTACGGCTGGATCCGCCCACTCGACATCACCGGCCCGGCCGGTGACCGCGGGATGGAACCGACCGTGGGAGACGGCACGTCCGACCGAGCGGATACTGACGCGCCCGGCGCCGATCACGATGGTGGCGAATCCGGCGACGCCAACCAGACGCGGTGAACGACCCGCCGAACCCGATCGGTACCCACCCGGAGTCCAGTCATCGCGGGGTGGCTGAGAAACGAGCGAGAACGGAACGTTAATGCGGCGGCCCGGGCCAAGTCACAACCAACAGATGATCCCGCTCCAGGTCGTGGACAGCTTCCTGCTCCCGTACAACGTCGGTCAGGCGCTGCTCCTCGGGTTCGTGCTGACGACACTCGCGACACTGCCCGTCTCCCGGAAGGCGATGGCGCTCAACACGATGCTGTTCGGTGTGATCTTCCTCTTGACGCCACAGTCGCTCGTGCCGGTGCACTACCTCTTCCTCGGCATCGTGCTGTGTGTCGTCGGGCCGCTCGTGTTCGTCGTCTCGCGCCGCTGAGACGGTCGACCGCGACGCCCCACCGACACCCGACGGAGCGACCGACCTCGCGTCGAACGTCATCCTTTTGCCCGCCGCGACGGACCGACGCGGCATGGTAACCGCCCGCGCACCCGCCACCAGCGCGAATCTCGGCAGCGGCTTCGACACCTTCGGCGTCGCGCTCTCGCACCCCGCCGACACCGTCTCCGTCGAACGCGCCGCCGAGACGACTATCGAGGTGAGCGGCGCGGGCGCCCAGTACATCCCGACCGACCCCGACAAGAACGTCGTCGGCGCCGTCGCCGAGGCGCTCGACGCTCCCGCCCACATCCACATCGACAAGGGCGTGCGCCCGTCCTCGGGACTCGGCTCCTCGGCCGCCTCCGCCGCCGCCGCCGCGGTCGCGCTCAACGAGTTGTACGACCGCGGCTACTCGGCCCACGACCTCGTCCCGGTCGCCGCCGAAGGAGAGGCGGTCGTCTCCGGCGAGGCGCACGCCGACAACGTCGCGCCGTCGCTGCTCGGCGGCTTCACGGTCGTCCGCAGCGACGACGGCGCCACCAGCGTCGACGCGGACCTGCCGCTCGTAGCGTGTCTCCCGGAGGTCGTCGTGTCGACGCGCGACGCCCGTCGGGTCGTTCCAGACACGCTCTCGATGGCGGACCACGTCGAGACGGTCGGCAACGCCGCAACGCTCACCGCGGGGATGTGTCGCTCCGACCCGGAGCTCGTGGGGCGGGGGATGGACGACCCAGTCGTCACTCCGGCGCGCGCAGAACTCATCACCGGCTACGCCGACGTCCGCGAGGCCGCGCTCGCGGCGGGGGCGACGGGCGTCACCGTCAGCGGCGCGGGGCCGAGCGTCCTCGCGGTCCCCGAACCGGGCTGTCGGCGCGCAGTCGCCGCGGCGATGGTGGAGGCGTTCGCCGACGCCGGCGTCGGCGCGCGCGCCTATCAGACGGAGGTCGGTCGCGGCGCGACGGTGCTGTGACTACTCCAGCGCGCGCTCGGCGAACCGCGCTCTGACCTCGGGCTCTGGCACCTCGCAGACGTCCTTCTTGCCGAACACGTCGTACCGGTACTCGGCGACCAGATCGTAGACGGCGTCGCGGACGCCGAGCGGGAGCCGTCGCAGTTCCCACGCGAGCCGCCACGGGAGCCCGAGCCGTCGCGCGACTCGCAGCGCCGCCGTCGACTTCTGGAACGTGTCGTCGCCCTCGACGAGCACGAACGAGTCGTGGCCCTCGGTCGGGAGGCCGCGCTCGCGGAGGAGCGCCTCCCCCACGGGAGACTCCAGCGGTGCGAACCGGAACACGCCGGCGTCGTCGTGGCGGACGAGAAAGCGGATCGTCCCGTGACAGAGGTTGCAGACGCCGTCGAACAGAATCACCGGGTGTCGGTCCGGGTCCACGTCTGCGAGCGGGTCGGCGGCGGTGTCGCTCATCGACGGAAGATGGGGCGCCGTGGGTATCAACGCGACGGCGGTGGCGGTCGCCGCGAGTCCGTCCAGTGGGTGGCGCGGAAGCGCCCCATCGAGAGGCTGGGCGAACAGGCGACACGGCGAGGTGACTCCGCGAAGCGGCGTGTCGCACACCTGCGTGCACTCCGCGGCGGTCGTCAGATCACGACGGACGCGCCGCTGTGGTCGCGTGTTCGCTGAAAAACGTTCGGCAGTCGGCGGGTGGTGGGCAGTGGTGAGCCGTGTCGACCGACTCAGACGCCGCGGCCCTGGAGCTTCTCCTCCTCGGGCATCGTCTCGTTCGCCTGGCCCTTCATGCCGGCGCCGATGCCCTTGGCGATCTCTTTGAGCGTCTCGGGGTCGTCGTAGTTGTTGACGGCCTGGACGATGGCCTCGCCCATCTTGGTCGGGTCCTCGGCGCCGAAGATGCCGGAGCCGACGAAGATGCCGTCACAGCCGTGCTGCATCATGAGCGCCGCGTCGGCGGGCGTCGCGATGCCGCCCGCGGCGAAGTTGACGACCGGGAGCCGGCCCATGTCGGCGGTCTCGTGGACGAGGTCGCGGGGTGCCTCGTTCTTGCGTGCCCACTCGTCGCGCTCCTCGTAGTTCATGCCCGAGAGCTTGCGGATAGAGCGCTGGATACTGCGCTGGTGGGTGACCGCCTGGTTCACGTCGCCCGTGCCGGCCTCGCCCTTCGTCCGGATCATCGCCGCGCCCTCGTCGATGCGGCGCAGCGCCTCGCCGAGGTTGCGGGCGCCGCAGACGAACGGCGCGGTGAACTCCCGCTTGTCGATGTGGTAGCGCTCGTCGGCGGTCGTGAGCACCTCGGACTCGTCGAGCATGTCGGCGCCGGCGGCCTCCAGAATCTGCGCCTCGGCGGTGTGACCGATCCGGCACTTGCCCATCACCGGAATGGACACCTCGTCGATGACCTGCTCCAGTTTCCCGGGGTCGGCCATCCGCGCGACGCCGCCGCGCTTGCGGATGTCCGCCGGCACCGATTCGAGGTGCATGACGGCGACCGCGCCCGCGTCCTCGGCGATCCGTGCCTGCTCGTTGTCGACGACGTCCATGATGACGCCGCCTTTCTGCATCCGTGCGAAGCCGCGCTTCACGAGCTCCGTCCCGCGTCGAAGCTCTTCGAGATCGGTCTCCTCGGTCATACCTCCGCTTACGGGTCTGCGTACCTAACGGTTGTCCTTCCCGGGGAACGAGTCGCAGACCGCGCCGGCGTCGCCGCCGATTCACGCCCCGTCGAGCGCCGGAATCTGGAGCGCTCCGCGGCGGCGTCCGAGCGTGCATATTCAGCCGCGCGAGCACATCACGGACACGTCTTCGCGAGTCGCGGACCTGCTTGCGACGCCCCGCTCAGTCGACTCCCGGAATGGAAGCGACCCCCGCACCCGACCGCCGACCCGGCCTAACCGCAGAGTGACACCCGCGCTCGGAGTCGCCTACCGGGTCCGCAAGCGCCTCGCCGCCGCGAACAGCGCCGCGGCGACGCCCACGACGACCGCCGCGCCCGATCCGCGCGACCCGAACGGGAGCGCGAACGGGAGCGCCGTCGTCGACTGTCCGTCAGCGGACGGTGCGTCGGTCGCCGTGGCCGCCGCAGTCGTGGGAAGCGTCGTCGGCGACGCGGTCGGCGTCGACTCGGTCGACAGCCGCACCGTCCCGACCGACTGGTTGTCGACGGCGACGCGGAGCCGCTCGGGTGCGCCGGGCGCGCTCGCGTTCACGCGCCGCTGGAACCAGACGGTCCGGGTCGCGTTCCCGGCGACCACGACAGTTCTCGTCTCGACGAGGTCGCCCCCCAGCGACAGTTCGACCGTCCGCGTCGCCGGCGTCTCTCGATCGTTGCGCAGGGTGACCGAGACGCCGACGTCGCCGGTGCCGACGACGTGGGTACGGTCGAGACTCGTGGCGACGACGGAGGGTCGTCCGGCGTCCGCTCGCCCGACCGCGAACACCGAGAAGCCGGGCGACACCGCACGGAACTCGTGGACGCCGTCGCGCGTCGCGACGTGCACGGTCTCCAGCGACTGCCAGGCGCCGTCGTGGAGGCGGAACAAGCGGAGTTCGCCGGGGTCGACGCCACGTTCGTCGAGGCGTTCTGCCGGAAGTTCGAACGAGAACATCGCGTAGTCGATTTGGTCGTCCGGCACCGAGTGGTCGACCGTCACGTAGCCGAGCACGTCGTCGCTCGGGACGGTCGGTGCGGGCTCTCCGTCCTCGTCACCGTCGCCCGCGGTCGACAGCGACGCCGGTGGGTCGGTCGTCACCGACACCCCGAGGTCGTAGCTGGTTGCGTTGGCCGTCGTCTCCAACCCGCGCACGACGAGCGAACTGTCGTTCGTTTCCGACTCCAAGACGGCCGTCACAGGCTCGTTCGGCGCGGCGTCCTCGATGCGCACCGTCGCCGTCGCGTTCGACGTCGCCTCGACGCGGACGGCGGGGCCGTCCTCGCCGTCGTCCGCTGTACTGTCGTCGTCGTCGGTCGCGTTCACCTCCACCTCGCGGGTCACGACGACGGTCTCCGTCGTCACCGACTCGCCGCCGTCGCCGTCCGACCCCGACCCGTTCGTCGTCGTGCTGGCGGCCGCAAGTTGCCCGTCGGCGCCGTCTTTCCCGTTCGCGTCGGCGGCGACAGTGACGGTCGCGGCGTAGTCACCGGTCGCCGCCGGCGTCCACGACGCGTCGTAGGTGTACGACCCGTTTCCGTGGGACGTCTCGCCGAAGTCGCCCAGCGCCAGCGTCGTCTCGTTGGGGCCGTCGACCTCGACCGTGAGCGCGTCGAGTTGCTCGCTCGCCCGGAGCGTCACGACGAGTTCGGTGTCGCCGGCGGCCGTCAGGTCGAACGCCTCGACGGTCGGAGGCGTGTCGACGGTGAGGCTGCCGGTGGTCGCCGTCGCGGTGTGGCCCAGCCCGTCGTCGACGGTCACGGTCGCATCGTGGCTCCCCTG
The DNA window shown above is from Halobaculum marinum and carries:
- a CDS encoding FxsA family protein; translation: MRVRYLIVALLAIPLADAAFLLYVASNVITPVQTVALVVLTGLLGMLLVRAEGRHTLRAVQRKLSRGEAPTGEVLDGALLIAAGAFLLTPGLVTDALGFLLALPPTRYPIREVLRRYVVVPYLDKQADGFVTGNVWTAGFPNADATDGAGGAGGAGGTRVDFGGRPGAGSDSKGRGANRDDDDVVDVDFEEVDDDDRERST
- a CDS encoding type IV pilin N-terminal domain-containing protein; the encoded protein is MDFTQLFDDDRAVSPVIGVILMVAITVILAAVIGSFVLGLGNSFQQTAPNANFQFDYGSGGNGVNATHTGGDTISADDSLNLTVAGTSVASADSSVSAGVSFGNDTAPYSQGDMVRVVWTAASGDTSQVLADEEAP
- a CDS encoding GNAT family N-acetyltransferase, whose protein sequence is MDYRPVPDTHEDALDAALVYAFSPERGPDYTPEGPDRPDSFHPRAMYDAPAERRDDPSADDLTVVCGYYDFSMQIRGEVHEAGGVSAVASPPEYRREGLVRDLLTAVHREFRDDGVAFATLWPFEFPFYRRLGYARVNDYSRTTVAPDALSSACPPAEGTYERLDPDDWARADDVYAAWGPADLRLDRSEEWWRTRVFQSWQTDPYVYGWTAGDAGDDLGGYLVYTVEDGDDGKTLAVSEFAYRDREARGHLLRFCRNHDSQVERVRIPSTADERLFDDLDDPRAAETEVRPGPMVRLVDVAAALESISYPVDVEAEVVLDVRDDTCPWNDQPFRLRVAGGRGTVSAVETDAAGVTLGVGALSRLVVGSHGSDRLVEIGEVEVDDETRSDLAAAFPRTEPFLREGF
- a CDS encoding homoserine kinase, with protein sequence MVTARAPATSANLGSGFDTFGVALSHPADTVSVERAAETTIEVSGAGAQYIPTDPDKNVVGAVAEALDAPAHIHIDKGVRPSSGLGSSAASAAAAAVALNELYDRGYSAHDLVPVAAEGEAVVSGEAHADNVAPSLLGGFTVVRSDDGATSVDADLPLVACLPEVVVSTRDARRVVPDTLSMADHVETVGNAATLTAGMCRSDPELVGRGMDDPVVTPARAELITGYADVREAALAAGATGVTVSGAGPSVLAVPEPGCRRAVAAAMVEAFADAGVGARAYQTEVGRGATVL
- a CDS encoding thiol-disulfide oxidoreductase DCC family protein, whose protein sequence is MSDTAADPLADVDPDRHPVILFDGVCNLCHGTIRFLVRHDDAGVFRFAPLESPVGEALLRERGLPTEGHDSFVLVEGDDTFQKSTAALRVARRLGLPWRLAWELRRLPLGVRDAVYDLVAEYRYDVFGKKDVCEVPEPEVRARFAERALE
- the pdxS gene encoding pyridoxal 5'-phosphate synthase lyase subunit PdxS, translated to MTEETDLEELRRGTELVKRGFARMQKGGVIMDVVDNEQARIAEDAGAVAVMHLESVPADIRKRGGVARMADPGKLEQVIDEVSIPVMGKCRIGHTAEAQILEAAGADMLDESEVLTTADERYHIDKREFTAPFVCGARNLGEALRRIDEGAAMIRTKGEAGTGDVNQAVTHQRSIQRSIRKLSGMNYEERDEWARKNEAPRDLVHETADMGRLPVVNFAAGGIATPADAALMMQHGCDGIFVGSGIFGAEDPTKMGEAIVQAVNNYDDPETLKEIAKGIGAGMKGQANETMPEEEKLQGRGV